Proteins from a single region of Trichomycterus rosablanca isolate fTriRos1 chromosome 16, fTriRos1.hap1, whole genome shotgun sequence:
- the ube2g1b gene encoding ubiquitin-conjugating enzyme E2G 1b, giving the protein MTEQSSLLLRKQLAELNKNPVEGFSAGLVDDDDIYQWEVVIIGPQDTLFEGGFFKANLTFPHDYPLRPPKLKFITEIWHPNVAKNGDVCISILHEPGEDKFGYEKPEERWLPIHTVETIMISVISMLADPNSDSPANVDAAKEWREDPNGVFRKKVARCVRKSQEMAFD; this is encoded by the exons ATGACCGAACAGTCTTCACTTCTCCTGAGGAAACAGCTAGCAG aACTCAACAAGAATCCAGTTGAGGGCTTTTCAGCTGGTCTGGTCGATGACGATGATATTTATCAGTGGGAGGTTGTCATAATCGGCCCACAGGACACATTGTT TGAAGGTGGATTTTTCAAAGCGAACCTCACCTTTCCTCATGACTACCCCCTTCGCCCCCCAAAGCTGAAATTTATTACAGAAATTTGGCACCCCAATG tggCAAAGAACGGAGACGTGTGCATCTCCATCCTGCATGAGCCAGGGGAGGATAAATTTGGCTATGAGAAACCTGAAGAGCGCTGGCTACCCATCCACACCGTTGAGACGATCATGATCAGCGTCATCTCCATGCTGGCCGACCCGAACAGCGACTCTCCTGCCAACGTGGATGCTGCT AAAGAATGGAGAGAAGATCCAAACGGCGTATTCAGGAAGAAGGTAGCCCGCTGTGTAAGGAAAAGCCAGGAGATGGCATTCGACTAG